From Pirellulales bacterium, one genomic window encodes:
- the bioD gene encoding dethiobiotin synthase: protein MRTPVGLFVTGNDTGVGKTHVAAMIARAARAQGLQVGVYKPVASGCRSESGSLIAEDANELWLAAGSPGELEHVCPQRFAAPLSPHLAAQAEGKELDAALLRSGLDYWRERSNFLIVEGAGGLMSPLGDDEYVADLAHDFGFPLVVVARNQIGVINQTLQTMIVAMTFRDGLNIAGIVLNRAAQPDSDPSLLDNRRQLEMRSVPPVLADVKFGQQDFETSLDWASIARAL from the coding sequence ATGCGTACACCCGTCGGATTGTTTGTGACCGGCAACGATACGGGCGTCGGCAAGACGCACGTGGCGGCAATGATCGCTCGCGCTGCCCGCGCACAGGGTTTGCAGGTGGGCGTGTACAAGCCAGTCGCCAGCGGTTGCCGCAGCGAAAGCGGCAGTCTGATTGCTGAAGATGCCAACGAGCTGTGGTTGGCGGCCGGTTCGCCCGGCGAGTTAGAACACGTCTGCCCGCAACGCTTTGCCGCGCCGCTATCGCCCCATTTAGCGGCGCAGGCCGAAGGTAAAGAGCTGGATGCGGCATTGCTGCGCAGCGGGCTAGACTATTGGCGCGAACGGTCGAATTTTCTCATCGTGGAAGGAGCCGGCGGCTTAATGAGTCCCCTGGGCGACGACGAATACGTGGCTGATTTGGCGCACGATTTCGGCTTCCCGCTGGTGGTGGTGGCACGGAATCAAATCGGCGTCATCAATCAGACGCTGCAAACCATGATTGTGGCGATGACATTCCGCGACGGGCTAAACATTGCGGGCATTGTGTTGAACCGCGCCGCACAGCCGGATAGCGATCCCAGCTTGCTCGACAACCGTCGACAGTTAGAAATGCGCTCCGTGCCACCGGTGCTGGCCGATGTAAAATTCGGCCAACAAGATTTTGAAACCAGCCTCGATTGGGCCAGCATTGCCCGCGCCTTGTAA